ggagctctggcagccttggggccatgcccattccctggagtgcctgttcagtgcccagcaccctctggaggaagaacctttccctgatatccaatctaatGACACCCCCAGGTCTCCTCCACCCCTGTGCCATGTCCCCAAAAGGCCAGACTGGGTCTACAGGAACATTCTCTTCCTTGGGGAGCTCTCATCTGCTGCAAGAACCCGCAGGCTACTGACTCCAGGTGCCACCAGACAAGTGTTGAGCCCATGCCCAATTGGTCCTGCTGGCCCCAGGAGAAGCGGGTTCCCAGGGGCTCCTCTCTCTCCAGCATGATGCTGAACCCCTTGGTGGCAGGAGAAGGCCTGAACCCCAGAGGAGTCAGCAACACAGTGGAACATCCAAGGGACGCAGTGCGATATCCCCACAGTGCCTGGGGCCAGCTGtctccccccagcacccccagagtgacctcagcaccagcaggagAGACCCAACCAGCCCTTCTGGCACATCCAGCACTGgaatcctcttcctccttccaccACAGCCCTGTTCAGATGCAGGCTGAGCCCACAGCCACTCACTGCACCCCGAGCCTGATGCACCCCAAAGTGCCACGAGCACTGCCCGCTTACTTTTGAGTCCGGGGTTGGGGGTTTTCTCCACATACTGCACGGGGCCGCAGGTCCTCTCCCCGCTCCGGCTGCcgtccagctgctgctctacctgctgccaggctggggagggggaacaAGCActgggtggatttgggatgggggttCCCAGTGTGGGGGActgtgggacaggagcaggaggtggagcAAAGGAGGGCAAGTCCCCAGGCTGGGGACTCCATGCCTGCCACCGATGTCCCCAGCATGGTGTaggtgctggggagggattccatctgctccagctcccctggGTGCTGCCCCAGGGACCCTCTGCCCTCACCTTCATAGACAAAGCGGACATTCTCCTCGTGGGCCAGGGTGTAACATTCTTCAGGGGCTGAgatctgctgcagcagcagtgggggccTCTTGCCATTCACTCTGTTGAAGACGAgtttctgtgctgggctgtggagggagggaagcaagGGGGGGTGAGGGCACAGGCAGTTCTGCCCACCCCAGCAAGAACTGGGGCGGTTCAGGTGTCCTGGGCTGCCCCACGGTGCACACACTCGCCCACAGCTGCAGTCACCCAGCCTTGTCCCCAAGGACTGAGATGGAAAGGGACCCAGCCCCCAGGGACAGGGGATTCTGACACAGGAGGGGTGCAAGGGGAGCTCCCTGGGGAAAAACACCAGCTGCCCATCTCCCACCCATCCTCCAACCTCACACCAAGTGCAGTCCCTAAGATAAAGAATCTGCCACTAAAATTAAAGGAATATCAGGAAATGGAAGTGAAATCCAGTCAGGTACTGGACAAGGGATGTGCCATCTTCTGCAGATCAAGCGCTCAGGTTCACTGGAACAGCTGTGGCCCCAGCATGGGGCACACAAGGTGCCTCAGGACTGGGATGTTACACTCTGAAAAGTAGGAGCAGGTCAGGCTTCCTCAGAGCTGGGATCCCCTCTGCTGAGGGGCACTTCAACCACTCCCTGCCTGGATGCAGCAACCCCCACCAGAGCTAAAGGAAAAACTTGGGATGAGACTTGGGAGCATGTTCAGTGCAAAACTCCAGTATTTTGGCTTTTCTGCCCGGCTCTAGGGCAGGACACGTCTGCAACAGCCACGTTCCTCATGGGACAAAGTCTAAGAGGCCCTAGGAGTGGGTTTGGAGGGCAGGAGAGACTAGGAGCAGGCAGCTCTTGCAGATCTGtaggcaggggctggggagggcagtCACGCTGAGGCCCCCACATCCAGGGGCACTGGGCAGACAGGAGGAGGGCAAGCATGGCAAAAGCCACTCCAGTGAATTCCAGGGATCCCGCGaaggagagggactgggggggggggcgggggggggggaaggtgcTCATGCATTTCTTGGAACTGGAGAGGAGGTGCAGAACCAGCGGGGTCCCACTATCCTGTCTAGGTGTGCTGTGACTCCAGCCCTCCAGTCGGGAGTCTCCTTAGGGGTCCCATCACCACCTCCCAGCCACTGGAAATACCCCACAGCATCCAGCCAACATCTCCGGGTATTGCTGCGGGACACGAATTCAACCAGAAAGTGTCGCCCTGGCTTTTGGGGCAGAGGGGATCGCCAGCTCCGCGTGGGCTCCGCGGCCCCCGTGGGCGCGCGGTGCGGCCAAGCGGGCGGGACCAGCGCTGGCCCCGCCGCCCGGTTTGTGCAATCGGGGCCGTCCGCGGGGTGGGGGTTGGAcgagcccggccccggctcTGCCCCGCACCAGGACCCCCCGCGCCCCTCCTTGGCGTGACCCCACTGGTCCCACTCCCCGCGATTTTTGGGGATGGCCCG
The genomic region above belongs to Vidua chalybeata isolate OUT-0048 chromosome 16, bVidCha1 merged haplotype, whole genome shotgun sequence and contains:
- the MCRIP2 gene encoding MAPK regulated corepressor interacting protein 2 produces the protein MYTLTRGPSKLATQRRTGPTQQAVDSSKLGELRGRPQPGPWPPASPAQKLVFNRVNGKRPPLLLQQISAPEECYTLAHEENVRFVYEAWQQVEQQLDGSRSGERTCGPVQYVEKTPNPGLKNFVPIDLEEWWAQQFLAKIENGS